A region of the Oceanivirga salmonicida genome:
ATCTTGTTTTGTTATACCTTGTATAATTTTTAAAATAGTTGTTTTTCCAACCCCCGATTCTCCTATAATTCCAAAAATTTCACCTTTTTTTATTTCAAAATTTATATTTATTAAAAAATTGTTGAATGCTTTTTGTATATTATGAAATTTTATCATTTTTATCACCTAAGCATATTATACACTTAGAAAAGGTATAACAAAACAAGAT
Encoded here:
- a CDS encoding ATP-binding cassette domain-containing protein; translation: MIKFHNIQKAFNNFLININFEIKKGEIFGIIGESGVGKTTILKIIQGITKQD